The DNA segment CATCCACGACGGTCTGATTCGCGAAGTGTTTTCGAACGAAGGCGTGGGCACCTTGATCTACGGAAACGAATACCAGCAGATTCGAAAGGCCACCCGCGACGAAACCGCCCTGCTCTACCACCTGACCCGAAGCGGCGTGGCCAAGGACGAGCTGATTTTCCGATCGATGCAAACCATCGAGACCAAGATCGACAATTTCTACGTCTACGAGGTCGATGGAAACATCATGGCTTGCGTGCTCCTGGATACCATGGAGGGCGATCCCACGATGCGCGAAATCAGCTCGCTCTTCGTTCACCCGCTCTACCAGCGCCGCGGCATCGGCCACAAGCTGGTGCGCTTCGCCTGCCATCGGGCGGAAGAGGAGGGAGCGAAGCGCGTCATCGCCTTTTCCACGCAGAGCCACGCCTTCTTCAAGGGCGTGTCCGGCTTCGAGGAAACGACTCCCGACGTTCTCCCGCCTGCTCGCCGAGCCGCCTACGAAGCGAACCAGCGCAAGTCGAAGATCCTGCTCAAGCAGGTCGGGGCTTGAGACGCGAAAACGCTCTCTCCCGCAGGCCGCAGGGCATCGGCCACAAGACGGTATAAAATAGATGGCCCGGGCACGCCAGCGGCCTCCCGACGCGCTTGTCGCGCGGGCGGTGGAGCTGCGGAAGGCGCCCTCAGACCATATCTAGTCGAGATGCTTGGAGCTAGCAGCGTCGAGGCGGAAGCGAGCCAGTTTTCTCAGCTCATCGTCGTTCGCATGGCGCACCGCCGTTTCGAACAGGGCTTCCTCTTCGCTTTGATCCGCAAAGCGCAGCGCCAGGGCGTTGAGGCCCGACATGGCATCAGGAGAAAGGTGAGCCGCCTGAGGTCCGCCGAGAAGGCTTTCAAACTTGTTTGTTTTCATAGCTGAGGTCGGTCCCTTTTCTATCGGATTGCTTTCCCCCGTCTTTAGTGAGTTGGATAGGCGCCGTTCAAGCTAGTGTCCCACAGCGCCTTGCTCTCCCGCTCCTCCAATCCACACGCTCATGAATCGCAAAATCAGGATCGTTTCCGACCTGCATATCGGCCACCGAGCCAGCCTCATCGAACATGCCAAAGCCATCGCCCCGCTTGCCGATGGCGTCGAGCGATTGGTCTTCAATGGCGACACCCTGGAGCTGAAATACGGCGACCTCGAGAGCTCACACTACAACGCCGCCGAGCAGAAGAGCATCTTTCTGGAGGAGGTTTCGAAATGGGGCGTGGAAACCACTTTGATAACCGGAAACCACGATCCAGCCATTTCCGAGGTCCATTCCGCTTCCCTGCGGGACGGGGCGGTTTTCGCCACCCACGGCGACGGTCTCTACAAAGAAATAGCCCCTTGGAGCTCCAGCATCAAGCTGCTGCGCGCCTGCTCGAAAGGTATCGACGAAAACCAGACGGGACGAACGGCCGAGGACCTGCATCGCTACCTCAGCCTGCACAAGCAGGTCAGCATCAAAGCTCACGAAATGGACGAAACCTACAACCCGACCCTGTGGGGCAAACTGCGTATCTTCCTGCACCAGGCCTGGCCGCCCGATACGCCCTTTCGCATCCTGAAGTGCTGGAGGGAGACCCCGGATCGGGCCGTATCGCTGGCCGAACGCTTCGAAATACAAGCCAAGTTTCTCATCGTAGGGCACACCCATAAGCCCGGAATCTGGCAGCGCGGAGATCGATATGTCATCAATCTGGGCTCCTACTTTCCTTGGCCGGGCGCCTACTGCGTCGACATCGCGGACAATCTGCTAGAAGTGAAGCGGGTTCGAAAAGGAAGAAACCGCGTCACGATCGGAGAAACGATTCGAAGCTTCGAGCTCTAGACTTGGCCTAAGGCTTTTTCTCTAGAGGTAAACCAGAAGTTTTCTCCAGTTTCCCGCCGAGTTCCACCCAATTCCTAGGTCGTTGGGGAATCCGACGGATTGCGATAAGTTTCGTTGGCAACTGGTCGATGAAGATATGCCGCAGTGCGCGCGCGGCTAAAAAGCAACCGATCGATCAGCATATGAGCCTCAATATAAACCATTCAGGGGATTCGCAAGATTCCCGCGAGTACACTCTATCCCCCGGCCAATCTATCGACGTCTCCCAAGGCGATAGTTTCCAGATCAGAAACCCGGAATCCATCGCCAACCTCATCCCGCAGGGAAAGGACGTGCTTGTGCTGACCAAGGACGGCTCCTCCTACCTGCTCAAGAATTTCCTCCTGCACGACGACGTCCAGCTCGACCTTCCCGGCGGTGGCACCATCACTGGCGGATCCTTCACCTCGCCGGACGACGAAAATGAGC comes from the Pelagicoccus sp. SDUM812003 genome and includes:
- a CDS encoding metallophosphoesterase family protein, whose protein sequence is MNRKIRIVSDLHIGHRASLIEHAKAIAPLADGVERLVFNGDTLELKYGDLESSHYNAAEQKSIFLEEVSKWGVETTLITGNHDPAISEVHSASLRDGAVFATHGDGLYKEIAPWSSSIKLLRACSKGIDENQTGRTAEDLHRYLSLHKQVSIKAHEMDETYNPTLWGKLRIFLHQAWPPDTPFRILKCWRETPDRAVSLAERFEIQAKFLIVGHTHKPGIWQRGDRYVINLGSYFPWPGAYCVDIADNLLEVKRVRKGRNRVTIGETIRSFEL